DNA from Pelodiscus sinensis isolate JC-2024 chromosome 1, ASM4963464v1, whole genome shotgun sequence:
CTTTGCCGGGTTCCATTTCTCAAGAAGTGCTGAAgactagtattttttttaaaataacacaagGACTCAGATAAAGGCAGAGCTAATGCAAAACTGAATTTGGAGCTTTCAGCCAAGGAGTGTAAAATATGATTAAGCAGAAGTGATTTTCCCATATAAGAAGAAAGAAACCAGATGAAATTTGTCATCTAGTCACAATGTGCTGATGTGAGTCCTTTATCTGGGCCATCGTGATGACATTTAGCAAGTAAATAGCATGTTTTATCTGTAGAACTCAAGCATGGGTAAGTATCATTGTACAGATGAGGAAATAGGAAGCATAGAGAAGATAAGCAACTTGCCCAGGGGATCAGTAGTATAAAGTGTCCTGACCCCCAGCACAGTGTACTGTTTGGGGAAGGTACTGCCTTTTATTGCGTGTTTGTTTAGTACCCAGTACAGTGGAACACTGTGCTGCCATAGTAAAAATGATCAGTGAAAATAATTGTTGTATCTGTATTACTCATCATGGATAATGGGAACACATTGCAACTACTCATCTGTGACCTGCTGACCCCTTTCTTTTGCACATACAGGTCATGACTCTGCTCCAGAAGCTCCCCGTACCAGTGATTGCCAAAGTAAATGGCTTGGCTACAGCAGCAGGCTGCCAGCTGGTGGCAAGCTGTGACATTGCAGTAGCAAGTGAGAAATCCAGGTTTGCTACACCCGGAGTCAACATCGGGCTATTCTGCTCCACACCAGCTGTGGCCGTAGGGAGAGCCCTTCCTAGAAAGGTAGGCCTTGCTCAAGAGAGAACTGTTCTCTCTAGTTTCCTGAAAGCAGATCCCGTTTTTACATGCTCTAGCTCCGATGTGTGCAACTCCCTCCCTCAGCACTTGGCAGTGCAAAACATTCCATTACTAagagcaactttaaaaaaaaataggactaagggaggtggggcagtccaAGAATAGGGCAGAAGTGACCTGTATTCCAGGACAACTGCTCTGCTGATCCCAACCCCCAGATCCCCATAGCAGCAGTAGAGAGACCCTTCCAAGCTCAGGATACCAGTGCCGTTAGGTGTCCATTCCCGCAATGCACTGACATTTCATTGACAGCATGATCTGCCTAGCTCTGTTTTAAATCACAGCTCTGACCCTCGTTATCTCCTTCCCATATCTTTCCTCACTACATAAGGAATACAGTGCACTGCACAAAGCTTTGTTTAACACATGCAGTCTTATGTCCCAGTCCTCATACTGGGACAGAAGCTAACATCCCTGCTATGTCATTGCGGCTCTGCTCAAGTACAAGCagttctcttgtgcaaggaacCTTAACCCCTAACTCCCTGGCTCTGATGCCATCATCTGGAAATCTAGTCCATTATTTATTGAGTGATTTAAAATGGTTTGATACTACAGGTGTTCCTGAATCATCCTTCCAGTGTTTCTGATTGTACAATATAAAATGCACAATCCATGTTTAAATGatgttatatttttccatgtgcaagtGCCCCCATATCAGATAAACAAGCACTCTTGTTGCAACTATTCAGATTTCTAGTTTTTCATCTTATTAAATGAAATGTGGCCATGATACTTATATTTGTAGTTACTGAAGCAAAGATGATAACATGGGTAATTACCCTGAATCATGATTGCCTTTATGGTCAGCAAGGCATTTTTCTCCCTATATATTTAGCACTGTACCGTTAGCCAAATACatcatgaatttttttttctcccttcattTGACGCATTAGGCACAGGTCACTGCAGGAAGCAGGATACGGAAACAGATGTAGCTGTGATCTAACATGGGCAACAGGAAACCTAATTAAAAACACACACGCCAAACCAAACTAAGGACATTTTCAAAAACTACCCACCAGTCTGGCATGCCTTCATTTTTATATTGTATGTGCCTAATTTAAAGTACCAAAGTGGGCCTATATTTTAGAAAACACTGAGCACCCTCCGCTCTTTTTAGCTTCCATTGGAATCACAGGGATTCAGTTCTTGTGACCCAAGTTGGCATCTAAAATCTGCAAGtatttttgaaacattttcatCTCTGGACTCAAGCCTGCTCCTATTGAAGCCCATTAAAAATTTGCTGATTACTTCAGGGAGTGCAAGATTGGGCCTTATGTCTCCATTTTAATTGCTGACAGAAATCAAAGTAAGTTGAATTGGctcagtatgatttttttttttttttttttttttgcactgtaCAGGTTGCATTAGAGATGCTGTTCACAGGAGAGCCTATTTCTGCCCATGATGCTTTGCTGCATGGACTTCTCAGCCGGGTGGTACCAGAAGACAAGCTGGAAGAGGAGACCATGAAAATTGCACGCAAAATATGTGAAACCAGCAGGTCTGTTGTGGCACTGGGGAAAGCCACCTTTTACAGACAGATGGCTCTGGACCTTGATGCTGCCTACAGAATGACCTCACAGATCATGGTGGACAATCTAACCCTGAAGGATGGACAAGAGGGAATAGAGGCCTTTATTCAGAAACGCAAGCCTGTCTGGTCACATACCGTGGACAGAGCTTGCAAATGAGTTCAAGGAAAATTCATCTAATTTCTATGCTCAAGCTTACCTAATCCATACCACTGTCTTCTCTATGAAAATCCCAGGGAGTGTGTTTTTGGTGTAACCCTTGGGAGGATAGCCATGGGtgatggtgatgaggaagatAATGGCTAACATTTCAGGTTGTTCTTCAAGGGATACCAACAATCATATTACAAGGTTTCTGAGCACACCATTAAATGAAGTAAATCAAATTTAATCAGCCTTTTCAGAATGCAGACTCAGGTCAGCACTTTCAGAAGGGCTCAGTTCTACCTGGTGCTATAATCATTGTAACATATTCCTGGCTACTTGGTATTTCACAGACATTGTGGGGACAGAGCTTAGCTCCTCCTATTCTGAAAGAATAGGCCCCCTACTCCTTGAGCCAAGTGAGAATCTCCATTAGTTATTAAGGGAGAGCCTATGACACACAGCTAAAGGATTTAGATTCATCCTAGCGGGAGGAATTGTACATGTACACATATAGAGTTAATTACAGTATGAATTTATAGTTATGATCTATACAGAAGCCAGCTAGAGTCCTTTCTATAGGTAGTTCTGTACCAGCAAAGTCATTAATCGTTTTCCCTCAGCCAATGTATAATTATTTCCTTCAGTTCATCTTCTAGTGCCTTGTCTGTTCTAGTTTTACATAAATATCACAGTCATGGAATTGGCACCGTTTGAGTTCATAAAATTAAGATTTGCTCTATAAGACAGTGTCTGTGCAGCTTTTTAAATGATAGTTTTCAACTATCCCACAAGGCCAAAAAAAGGCCTGATCCGGactcatttaagtcaatgggaattttgccattaacttcctCGAAGTTAGGATTCTGCCCAGGATGTTCAGTTCAGACTACAGGCAagtcctcagctggtgcaaattggCACAGAGCTGGTACAAGTCACTGGTGCTATattaatttataccagctgaggaactGGTCTTCTGCCATTAAGAGTCTACAATAATGCACAGCTCTTGGACTGTAGGTCTTTGATTCAGCTGCTTAGGTTGCCCTGGGATCAGTCACACTGGCCATTGGAAAGTCAGAGAAAGCAAACATGGAGCCCTATATATAGGCAtttcttttagattttttttctcttcattctTTTGTCTACACTTCAGTCTTGTTAACATGAAGCACTTAGGGGTCTCCCTCCGTGTTATCCATTGAATTCCCATTATTCTGCAGATATACTTTCCTGCTTCCTATAACTTTTGCCCAAAAGTTAAGTGCAATAACTTCAATCTTAATGCCATAAGCATTTCACCAGCAGCTGTCTGCATTACACACAATAGTGTTGTGATGAAGGCACCACGTGCAATGCATAATGCATGAGCTTGGATTGAGTCTAGCTTCtttaggtttgtttttaaatgctgaACTAAACAGTTGTCATCCATACTCAGTGTTTGGTTTTATTAATGCTCTGCAACACATTGCCATTGCTTTCTTTTATGCTCCCAGATGGGTTCAGAAATGCTTTTTAAGTTAACTGAGTTTACCTTTACATTTATCTACAATATTTGggtggtcctgttttgggcagggggctggactcaatgacctcctgaggtctcttccagccctaggattctatgattttaatgtGATCCATTCAGGTTAGTTTGCTATTAAATGTCACACCAAGGAATTTGTAGCTTTTAACTATACCTATTTGTTGTTCATACAGAGACAATTCATCTCTTTAATTTTCCTTCCAGTGACTATCATTCCTTTCATTTTGAGAACTGAAAGTTCAAAGCCCCTCATTTCTTCATTCAGCACTTTTCCTAAGTACTTCATTAATTtgtttcacatctatttctggtTTCAGCCTTGATGGCATGATCATCTGAAAACCAGGATATGCCTAATTCTGCTCTGATCTTTTTTGGGGGATCATTTATCATTACGTTGATTAAGGTATGGCTGATAACACTCCCCTGCAGACTGCCATTTACAATTATATACGTACTGATGTAGGCTTTTTCTACTCTGACATGCATATTTCTTTAACTTAAAAAGTCCTTTATCCACCTCTATATTCTTCCTTTGAGGCCCAGGGATGTTGTTGTATGCTATATGCCCTCTCTCGATAACACGTCATATGCTTTTTCATTATCTAGGAAAACTATTATTTTTTTCTCAGCCCTTTTTGGGACTCCATCTCTACTCTTTCTATGTAATCAGCCACACTCTTTCCTCTCCTGAACTGGGTTTGCACATTGCTTATCAGTCCATTTTTCTCTGGATATGTTGTTAATTGTTTGGCCACCATTCCTTCTCTGGCTTTACCTAAACATGATGTAAGGGCAATTGGCCTGTACGCATCAAGTCGTATTCACAGATTCCCTGGTTTCCATGCTGCGACTGCAGCCACACGTTTCAGCTTCATTGGTAGCTCACCTCTTCCCCACACACCGTTTGTATGGTTTTAGTGGTATTTTCAGACTTCCTTCATCCAGGTGTTTTAGCATTTCGTTACAGACACCATCTTTCCATGATGCAGAGGTCTGGTTTTAAATCGATAGCTTTTTAAAGATCCCTCATGGCAAAGATTTTGTTTAATATGGTATTCTCATCTTCCTACCAGTTCCGGCAGTCATCTTAGGTGGGGTAGCTGGGAAGAGCCAACACATGAATTACCTCACTACCCACCCTTAAAtagaatttgcataaaatgggAGTCCTTCTGTAGTTTGACTCCCTCCCAGCTTCTCATGAAAAATTACAGAAATCAAGATGAGTTCCAATATCAGGTGACATAGTCTCTGTAGCAGGCTGTCCAATGGGGAGTGCAAAGGAAGCGGTTGCCCTGGGACCCAGTGACTCAAAGGGGCTTGAGGCTTGGCAGTACCAGGACCcccgagccctttaaatcactgcctggAGTACTGTCCATCTATTAGACAAGGCATGGGCTAAATCAGGCCCAGGGCCCGGATGAggcccaccaagcatttctctcccagctgattagcagaggagAATGCTTACAGCCCACAGCATGTTTTCAGCTGCCACCctaccttgctccatcctgcagctgagctgcttcCAGGATTCTCTTCCTCGCTatgcagagagggggaggaggtgctgaAGTCAAGGTGTTCCCCTGCCCggcaccccatctctgcagagcaggggtgggggcaacGCACAGCGGAGCTGCTCCAATCTAAAGCATGGATGGTAAGTGGCTCAGAGGAGTGCAGAGCAAGGAAGggggggagacaacagagcaggacaaatTTCCCTTAAAGAGATAGAGCATGGCTTCTCTCatcagaaacttacccagcaacAGCCAACACACCAAGTCTGTGTATCACTGTCTCTATGCCActcacacacagtcactgtcacATACACACTGCCACATACGCTACTGATAAGTCGTTAATATGTAGGTACTTTCCTGCTGCTTGAACTACCATTTTAATTTTCTGGTTTTTGCCTTGCTAGTAGGGATGTTGAAGGTTAACCAGCATACTTactggctaaccagttaaccagagCCTTCCATCCCACATGGCAGCCCAGCTAGCATGGCCGTGGTGTGCAGCAGTCCCAGAACAGTCCCCGCTACACTTGTCACTGCCATGGCGGGGCCAGAGCAGACCCTTCCACCCATATCgcagcggggccagggcagccctcACCACCTCTGGCAGAAAAGGAGCAACCCCTGCAGCcagtggttaactgattaaacagcaCAGTAAGGCAGTATGATAACCAGAGACTTTGTATGTAATGAAAAcctacttgccagaggatgttgtgaagaccagaactttaacaggttcaaaaaagaactagataaattcatagaggttatgtccagcaatggctattagccaggatgggtaagaatggtgtctccagcttctgtttgtcagggactggaaatggatgacaatcccttgatgattacctgtttctgttcgctccctgtggggcacttggcattggccactgccagaagacaggattctgggctagatggacctttggtctgacccagtggtccccaacacggtgcccgcgggggcatttgtgtgtgcccgccaagtgctcagggctggcctagccctgggcacgtggcacatgcatggtgccggagccggccctggacacatggcgcacggtgagcgccggccccaggagcgccaCGGATTGGCCACCCGCGCTCTGGACGCATGGCGTatggggggagctccggccctgggcacgcggtgcTTATGGGGAGGGGGGACGCACTGGCAGCTATGGGagggcccctgccccgggcacgcagctatggggggggcccccacccccgggcgcacaagtgtccccaccctctggtgcctggcgggcgaacggccacgccccctggcgcccggcaacctctaatggttggggaccactggtccgACCCAATTTGacttttcttatgttcttaaacaaaCTTCTCTTAGTAGCTTCTGCTTTATTTTGAATCTCTCTTGCTTAGCTGCTATACTAGGGGTCGGCAGtgtttcagaagtggcatgccaagatttaacttattcacttctatttatggatcagggtgccaggaggaggaagtggggggagggccaggctggatACGGTGACAATACTTTCAGAACTAGCTGCAgttagggagaacggtttaatttaaattattaaacagactgagcattttaactttctcatgttagtttatcaattttcattttaaagaaagtaaaacatttatgtccaacacaaaaagtttcaatgttttctttattatggcagaggtggggaacctttattgagtcgggggccactgacccacagaaaaaatcagttggaaaccacacaagagagaagcaaaaaaaaccctccaaaaacccccaaccctcactgatgttgcccccaactgagacacctcactcctctgatgctCCAACCCCACGGTGGGAGGAGATGGGACAAAGAGgagtgaggttcagggcttcccataggtcggatttacttttctgaggttccagagttagtggattttatggacccccttaggctctgggatagggacaaaaatgaggggttcggtgtgtaagacagggctgccagtatgtgggatagggatgtggagcaggatctgggagggaggtagagtgcagaagggggagaagttatgaggtctgggtgggagttagggtgcagaagcaggctgggagcagggtgtctggccaggtggtgggagcaggagcaagggagggtgcactGTGTGgctaggagggagagtgcaggagcaacaGTGGATGCAGTAGCAGGGTGAGTGTAGATGTCTGACcaggccaggggggagggtgcaggaccaggatgggggtagggtgtctggccaggaaggagggtgcaggaacaagggagggtatcagagcaagctgggggagtggggtcttggtggggggaggggagtgaacgAGGGGGATtaggtgtgggggtctgggcatgagaaaGGACGTTTGCCTGGCGTCATGCCCTCTTGAAGCAATGCTGTGGCCATGCAGGCCCCAGAGGCCAGAGGCACCGCTACCACAGCCATGCAGTCgcaggccagccctggaggcgCTGCTACCACGGCCATGCCGTCCTGGGCGGGTGCCAGAGGCTCTGCTACCACAGCCATGCAGTCCTGGGCGGGTGCCAGAGACTGGAGGCGTAGCTGAGGAGCTTCAGACTGAGCGCTGCCTCCTCTCACTGCAGCCTAAcctgcagctggggaagagggaggactcCAATGCCAacgtgggggaggaggagtgggactGAGTTCCTGCCATGTGTGCCATTGAAAATCGGTTCACATGCGACTTATGGCACACAtaccataggttgccaacccctgtgcTACACGGTTTCCACAGGCTACGCTGTGCTTTCCTCCACAATTACTACATGTGTCATAGAAGTGCTCTCCTCACTGAGGCAGGCTATGtggttttgtcaaaaaaaaatctgctctccTTTTGTGATCCTCTCTGAAAGGATTCCTCCTTTAACAGCAACTAGCGCGGCTATTAACAgctttttcccttccttttgtGGTTATCAGCCACTTAGCACATGCCTGCTTTACTTCATCTTCAGGTAGCCCATACACAACTCCTCGCCTCCATCACCATCTTAGGCAGATGACAGCTCACTTTCTGTTTTCCTAACAATTTATTCTTTAACAAGATCCCCATTGTTCATTGCTTTTACATTCTAGTAAACCATCTCCTTGTAGCGTCCCAGCTCTGTGTCTCAGCACTCTTTTAATCCACTCTGCCACTTTCAGAGCTTTTATATTGTCTACCTGCATCCTGGGCTAGTGATCGTGTAATTATTGCCTTTATAGACTTTTCTCTCTACTCTTTCCTGTCTTTCTGCCTGTTCAAATAACGAGgcgtcctgtggcatcttaaagactaacagacttttttgggcataagatttcacccacaaaagcttatgcccaaacaaatCTCACTCTatctcttccccacctcctcctgggaAAGTGCCACATCCCTGCTCCATCTTTCTCCCGGCGTCTTCTGATGCCTGTTTTGTGGCAAGTGGAAGGCACTGAGAGGTAGAGGAAGGAGTTAGTGGGCAGAGCCACCAGTGAGCGAGAGACACAGGGGGAAGGTGGGCCAAAGAGGGAACTTGGCTGCCGGCAGGTGCTGAGCAGTGAgttgtgaatggttaaccagttaagcaccTTTACTGCGTGATGCTTAATGGTTACAGTTAACCAGTGGCCCAGCCGAGCAaccctgcccatggcagggacttctccagcccagccagcccattcatgtttaaacggttaactggttaaacacgacatttaaccagttaactgattaaatgggattttacatccctattcccgAGGCTATGTGCTGTATTCTGTATTTTGTTCGTTGCTTCAAGTCTCACACTTTTTCTGTATTCTTAAGAATTGCAGAAgagcttctttttatttttaaattggacCCAATCTTCCTTATATTCTTGCTAGACTTTGCAAAGAAAATGTTGTGATTTTTAAGTCCTCTGAGTTTCCTATATAAACACCCCCTTTCCATTGTGCAGTCCTTATGATCCCCAGGGATGTGTTCTTTCATTTCCTGCACCTTCCGTGTTCTGCATAATCTATCTTGATGCACTTTAATTAGAAATAAAGTACTATTAAATCTGCAGTACCCTGACAGAATTCTAAATCGAGCCACTTTGCTCTTCCTCTCAGAGCCTGGGAGGAAATCAACATTTTCAACTCTTGGGCACACTTTCCAGAAGTTTTGACCCTTTGTTTGCCCACACTTCTTGCCATTCCTTCCTTATCTTGTTTTTATGTAAGTGTTTAAATTCCAGTCTGCTTAAGGGGATTCCCAGGTTAGTGCAGTCATGATTGATTGCACTTTTTGCCTGTTTGGTCATCAGTTCATTGCCTGCTGTCCCTACTTGTGTCAGGATCCATGCAGTTACCACGGTTACGTCCAGTTGCATTAGTTTGCTGTTACCAGTCATAGCTCATTAAGAAAATTTCTGCTGTCAGACTTGACACTGGAAATTGCCTGCAGCCCTGATGAGGAGCCGGACAAGTTGGCCATGGAGTAAACAACCACTTCCTGCTCTCAACGGCTTTGTTTTATAGAGCTGATCcaacc
Protein-coding regions in this window:
- the ECHDC3 gene encoding enoyl-CoA hydratase domain-containing protein 3, mitochondrial isoform X2 codes for the protein MTHSVNKHMIHSFQTEDKNPLYVGANVPRHIILNNPKKRNALSLPMLKCLRDDILHDMESKALRVIIISAEGPVFSAGHDLKELSFEQDTKYLRDVFETCAEVMTLLQKLPVPVIAKVNGLATAAGCQLVASCDIAVASEKSRFATPGVNIGLFCSTPAVAVGRALPRKVALEMLFTGEPISAHDALLHGLLSRVVPEDKLEEETMKIARKICETSRSVVALGKATFYRQMALDLDAAYRMTSQIMVDNLTLKDGQEGIEAFIQKRKPVWSHTVDRACK
- the ECHDC3 gene encoding enoyl-CoA hydratase domain-containing protein 3, mitochondrial isoform X1 — encoded protein: MAASLRLWRLRSSWIFRCPVASRLSSGASAGSGQQPQLEKLTSTRQLDGIRHIILNNPKKRNALSLPMLKCLRDDILHDMESKALRVIIISAEGPVFSAGHDLKELSFEQDTKYLRDVFETCAEVMTLLQKLPVPVIAKVNGLATAAGCQLVASCDIAVASEKSRFATPGVNIGLFCSTPAVAVGRALPRKVALEMLFTGEPISAHDALLHGLLSRVVPEDKLEEETMKIARKICETSRSVVALGKATFYRQMALDLDAAYRMTSQIMVDNLTLKDGQEGIEAFIQKRKPVWSHTVDRACK